From Pseudoramibacter sp.:
AATTACTTACTGGATGGTTTGAAACAGGCTATTTTGAGCTCGGTCAGAGGAAAAATTGGAGGCGCTCTAATTCAGAAAGATCTCAAGTCTTTTAAACATGAATTTAGTTCTGATGAAGTTGGCGGAGCTCCTTTTTTGGGCATTCGCGGCGGTCTCATTAAAGCTCATGGGAGCTCGAAGGCTTATGCGATTAAAAATGCTATTAAACAGGCAATAGCGTATATGGATCGTGATATTGTTGAAAAAATAGATAATACAATTAATTCGAAAACCGGTTCGATAGAGTTTTAGGAGGATAAAATGGACGATAAATTGGATAAAGTAAAAAATATTATCGCTGAACAACTTGGTGTTTCTGAAGACGAAATCCAAGAAGACAGCAATTTGGTAGAAGATTTAGATGCGGATTCATTAGATATCGTTGAATTGGTCATGGCTTTTGAAGATGAATTTGGAGTAAAAGTTCCAGATGATCAACTAGAACATATCAAG
This genomic window contains:
- a CDS encoding acyl carrier protein, yielding MDDKLDKVKNIIAEQLGVSEDEIQEDSNLVEDLDADSLDIVELVMAFEDEFGVKVPDDQLEHIKTVGDILKILDA